TCGATGAAAGCGGTCAAGGACGCGCAACTGTGGGTCGCCCGCCAGGAGGAGATCATTGCGGGGTTGTGTTTGCGGCCCGTGGCACATGGTTACTGGCTGACCGGGCTATTTGTCGCGCCGGCACTGCGCGGGCAAGGCGTGGCGGGCGAACTGGTCAGGGGCGCAGCCGCAACCTGTGAAGGCCCGGTCTGGCTGTTCTGCGACCCTGAACTGCAAGGCTTCTATGAACATCTGGGCTTCAGCCTGGACGTGGACTTGCCCCACGCCCTGCACGAGCGGCTGGTTCGCTATCAACGCAACAAGGCGATGATAGCGCTGGGGACTACTCCTTCGTGCCGGGCTCCAGATCCGGGAACAGCACCTCAATAAAGCCGAACTTGGTGAAATCCTTGATCCGTGACGGGTACAGGCGGCCGATCAGGTGGTCGCATTCATGTTGCACCACCCTTGCGTGAAAACCTTCGGCCACGCGTACGACCGGCTCACCTTTAGGGGTAAAACCTTCGTAACGGATCTTGTGAAAACGCTCGACCATCCCGCGCAGGCCGGGCACTGACAGGCAACCTTCCCAGTCTTCTTCTAAAGCCGGGCTCAGCGGCGTGATCAGCGGGTTGATCAGGATGGTCTGCGGCACGGCCTCGGCATCCGGGTAACGCTCGCTGTGCTCAAAACCAAAGACCACCAGTTGCAGATCAACGCCGATCTGAGGCGCTGCCAGACCTACGCCACCCGCGTGCTCCATGGTTTGCAGCATGTCGTCCAGTAACTGCCAAAGCTGCGGCGTGTCGAACATCTCCTCTGGCACCGGTTTGGCTACACGCAATAAACGCTCGTCGCCCATTTTCAGAATTTCACGAATCATGGTCAGTTTTCATCAGAAGTGGGTTTAATGGAATGGTCGCGGCCCAGGCCGGAGACATGGTGCTTTGGATCAGAGTCTTCAGATTCATTGAAGGTTTTCTCACCCGGATTCTTGCCTTCGGCCGACAGATGCTCGATCACGGCATTCATTTCCGCCCCCAGCAGCAGCACCGCGGACGAGATGTAGAAGTACAGCAACAGCACGATAATCGCGCCGATACTGCCATACATGGCGTTGTAGTCCGCGAAGGTTTTTACATAAAAAGCAAAACCCAATGACGCCACAATCCACACAACTACCGCCAGCACCGAGCCCGGCGTAATGAAGCGAAATTTCTGCTCTACGTCGGGCATCACGTAATACATCACGGCCACGGCGATCATCATCAGCAAAATAACCACCGGCCAGCGCAGTATGGTCCACAGCGTGACCACAAAATCTTCAAGCCCCACCTGCCCCGCCAGCCAGCTCATCACCTGCGGCCCGAGCACCATCAGCGCAGCGGCAACCAGGAGCATGCCGGCAATGCCTATGGTGTAAAAAATCGACAGCGGAAAGCGCTTCCAGATGGGCCGCCCTTCAACCACGTCATACGCGGCATTCATCGCGCTCATCATCAACCGCACACCCGCCGAAGCCGTCCACAGCGCAATCACGATACCCACCGACAGCAATCCGCCCTTGGACTGCTGCAACTGATCGATCACCGGGTTGACCTGCTCCAGCGCTTGGGGCGGCAGCACCAATTCGGACTGCAGGCGCAGCCAGGTAAAGAAGTCGGGCAGATGCAAAAAGCCGATCAGTGCGATCAGAAACAGAATGAAGGGGAACAGCGAAAACAACATTTGATAGGCCAGTGCCGACGCATAGGTCGACATTTCATCGTCGATGAATTCCTTGACCGTGCGGATCAATACTTTGCCCAAGGGCAGGCCGTTCAAGCCTGGAACAAACATAGCGTCTCCTTTCGCCGCGTAGTTATTGAGTTCAACACGCCTCCAAGTGAAGGGTTTTACCTAAAAGTAGTTCAATTGGCGACGCTGAAAACGCGTAACCGCCAAACCAGTGAAAAGGCTACCCCACAGTTGACCCGCGTGCCTCACATCGAGTTTCATTTATTTCTGCCCATCATTTCGTCGTTCCGTGCAGGTTGGGCTTTATGTTTGCCCCCTAACCCCCGAGAATACGCGACGTACTCAGGCTATGACGCTGAAGATCCGCAATTGTAGGAAGGTTATGAAACTCGATAAAAAGCTGGCCATCGCCCGCAGAAACCAGGAACTCGGCGGCGCAGTGCTCGGCGTCAACAACTGCCATTTCGCCGCACTGAACACCAACAAGAACATCTGGTGGTTCGATATCCCGTTGGCCCGTCTGGCCGTCGGTCAATACGAATGGGTGCACCTGTTGTTGCACACCCCGAGCACCGACGAATTGCTGCACTTGAAGGTAACGACTGCATTCCTGCGCGAAAAACGCGAAGGCATGGTAGTACGTGCGACCCACAAACGTACGCCAACCATGAGCCTTGAACTGAGCGCAGACAAGGACTCATTCCTGCAGGATGTACGTCCGACAGGTACAGGCGTCAATTTCGCACAGTTCGTACTGTAGTCGCGGCCAAAGGCTGCGCGCCAAAACAACAAAGCCCCGCATTGCGGGGCTTTGTCGTATCCGGGCCAGTTACTTTTTAAGGCCCAGCTTCCTCAGCTCTTCATCTCGCAACTCACGACGCAGGATTTTGCCCACGTTGGTAGTCGGCAAGCTGTCGCGGAACTCGACGAATTTCGGTGCCTTGTAGGCCGTCAGGTTAGCGCGCATATGAGCCATCACCTGATCCTTGGTCAGCGTCATGCCCGGCTTGACCACGATAAACACCTTGATCAGCTCACCGGTTTTTTCATCAGGGATACCAATGGCCGCTGACTGCAAGACGCCCGGCAACGAGGCCATCACATCTTCCAGCTCGTTGGGGTAAACATTGAAGCCCGAGACCAGGATCATGTCTTTTTTGCGATCGACGATACGCATATAGCCATCAGGCTGAATGATCGCGATATCACCGGACTTCAACCAGCCTTCGCTGTCCATGATTTCGGCGGTCGCGTCAGGACGCTCCCAGTAGCCTTTCATGACCTGCGGACCCTTGATGCACAGCTCGCCCACCTCACCCAGAGGCAACTCCTCACCCGCATCGTTGATCACTTTGCACAGGGTCGAAGGCATCGGAATGCCGATAGTGCCCACCTGGATGTTCTGGATCGGGTTTACCGAGGCCACAGGGCTGGTTTCGGTCATGCCGTAGCCTTCACAGATCGGGCAACCGGTCACGGTTTTCCAGCGTTCGGCCACTGACAGTTGCAACGCCATGCCGCCCGACAACGTCACCTTGAGGGCTGAAAAGTCCAGCTTGCGGAACGCTTCGTTATTGCACAGCGCCACAAACAGGGTATTGAGGCCGACAAAACCGGTGAACTTCCACTTGGACAGTTCTTTAACCATCGCCGGCAAATCACGCGGGTTGCTGATCAGCACGTTATGGTTGCCGAGCAACATCATCGCCATGCAGTGAAAGGTAAACGCGTAGATGTGGTACAGCGGCAATGGCGTGATCAGGATTTCACACCCCTCATTGAGGTTGGAGCCCATCAACGCCTTGCACTGCAACATGTTGGCAATCAGGTTACGGTGGCTCAGCATCGCGCCCTTGGCCACGCCCGTGGTGCCGCCGGTGTATTGCAGCACGGCAACATCACTGCTGACCGGGCTGGCTTCCTTGACCGGCTGGCCCTGCCCTTTGCGCAGCACTTCGTTGAACTTGATGGCCTGGGGCAAGTGATAGGCCGGAACCATTTTCTTCACATACTTGATGACACTGTTGATCAGCACACGCTTGAAGGGCGACAGCATGTCGGCCACTTCGGTGACGATCACATACTTGACCGAGGTCTGCGGCACAACCTTCTCGGCCAGATGCGCCATGTTCGCCAGACAGACCAGCGCCTTGGCGCCGGAGTCCTTGAACTGATGTTCCATTTCCCGTGCGGTGTACAGCGGGTTGGTATTAACCACGATCAAGCCGGCGCGGATGGCTCCGAACACAGCGATCGGGTATTGCAACAAGTTGGGCAACTGTACGGCGATACGATCGCCGGGTTGCAGGTCGGTGTGCTGCTGCAACCAGGCAGCAAAAGCACCCGACTGCTCGTAGAGCTCGCCGTAGGTGATGGTTTTACCGAGGTTACTGAACGCCGGTTTATCGGCGAAACGCTGGCAAGATTCCCGCAGTACCGTCTGAATATTTGGGTATTCATCCGGGTTGATTTCAGCAGCAATCCCTGTTGGGTACTTGTCCTTCCAAAAGCCTTCAATCATGGAAGCCCACTCCTAAGCGTTGCGAATTCTTCACCGCATTGGCTGCGGTTATTATTTGTGTGATTTTTATAATGGACAATTCTGGCTTTTACTTGCCTGGAAGTCACAAAGCGCGCCGAGAGTAGCAGCTTTGCCAAAGGGCGCCTAGAGCCAAAAATGGGCTTTAGAGTCACAAACCTGACTGTAGGACAATCCAAAGTCATCATTAGTACAAAGACTCTATTAGTAACAAAAACGCTCTATGTCGGGCTTTACAGCGCACCTGCCGAGGCTGCTTCACTCTTATTGCGGCCAAATAAAAACGCCCGCTGCCTTGAGGCTAGCGGGCGTCTGTCGCCAGGTTGAACGAATCAGGCGATATCACGTAACTCACGCCGCAGGATTTTGCCCACCGGCGTCATGGGCAAAGACTCGCGCAGCACTATCTGCTTGGGCACCTTGTAACCGGTGAAATTGTCTTTGCAGTAAGCTTTCAGCTCTTCAACGGTTACTCCGCCTGCGCGGGGCACTACAAACAGTTTGACCGCCTCCCCCGTACGTTCGTCGGGAACGCCAATCACCGCACAGTTCGCCACTTTGGGGTGCGCCATGACGATGTCTTCGATTTCGTTGGGGTACACATTGAAGCCCGAGACGATAATCAGGTCTTTCTTGCGGTCGACGATGCGGACAAAACCGTCAGGATCTATGACCGCGACATCACCGGTCTTGAACCACCCTTCGGCGTCCAGTACTTCGGCGGTGGCTTCGGGGTTTTGCCAGTAGCCTTTCATCACTTGCGGGCCTTTGACACAGAGCTCGCCCCGTTCGCCCAATCCCAGGTCTACACCCTCGTCGCTGATCACTTTCATGGCCGTCCCCGGAACCGGCATGCCCACCGTCCCCAGCCTTGCCAGAGAACCACAGGGGTTGGCACTGGCCACCGGCGAAGTTTCTGTCAGGCCGTAACCTTCGACAATCCGGCACCCCGTGATTTTTTCCCAGCGCTCGGCCGTGGCCTTGACCAGCGCCGTGCCGCCCGAGTTGGTGATTTTAAGCCCTGAGAAATCCAGGGTCTTGAAGTCCGGGTGGTCCATCAGCGCCACAAACAAGGTGTTGAGCCCCAGGAACGCGGTGAATTTCCAGTTCTTGAGTTCCTTGATGAAGCCTTTGATGTCACGCGGGTTGGTGATCAGGACGTTGTGGTTGCCGGTGACCATCATGCCCATGCAATTAGCGGTGAATGCATAGATATGGTACAGCGGCAAAGGCCCGATCATGATCTCGCGACCGTCCTTGAGAATGGGCTGACCGTCAGCCCCATGCTGGGACAGGCAAGCGCGAAGCTGCTGCATATTGGCGATCAGATTGCCATGGGTCAGCATCGCGCCTTTGGGCAGGCCGGTGGTGCCGCCGGTGTATTGCAGAACCGCGGTGTCGTCCAGCGATACCGTCAGGGGGCGGATAACTTGCCCGGCGCCCCGGCGCAAAACGCTTTTGAAGGAAATCGCCTGGGGCAACTGATAAGCCGGTACCAGCTTTTTGACCTTGTCGACCACCAGATTGGTGATCCAGCCTTTGGCGGCCGGCATCATGTCGCCCATTCTGGCTTCGATCAGGTAGTCGATTTCGGTGTCTTTGAGCACTTCCTGCACGCGTTTGCCGAACATGTTCAGGTACACCAGCGCGCGAATGCCCGCGCTCTTGAACTGGTGGAGCATCTCGCGCGAGGTGTAGAGCGGGTTGGTGTTGACCACCACCAGCCCCGCACGCATGGCACCGAAAACGGCAATCGGGTATTGCAGGGTGTTGGGCATTTGCACGGCGATACGGTCGCCGGGTTTGAGATCGGTATATTCCTGCAGATAGCCGGCAAAAGCGGCACTGTAGCGCTCCAGCTCGGCATAGGTGATGGTCACCCCCAAATTGCTGAAAGCCGGGCGATCTGCGAACTTCTTGCAGGAGCGTTCAAACACATCAACCACCGACTTGAAAGTCGTCATGTCGATGTCCAGCGGCACACCGGCCGGGCGTTTATCATTCCAGAAATCAGGTTGCATTGTTTTTATCCTCGTACCTGAGC
This genomic stretch from Pseudomonas deceptionensis harbors:
- a CDS encoding GNAT family N-acetyltransferase, producing MTAIVYAPLEAPLWPLMNKFYRSHQSSMKAVKDAQLWVARQEEIIAGLCLRPVAHGYWLTGLFVAPALRGQGVAGELVRGAAATCEGPVWLFCDPELQGFYEHLGFSLDVDLPHALHERLVRYQRNKAMIALGTTPSCRAPDPGTAPQ
- the def gene encoding peptide deformylase translates to MIREILKMGDERLLRVAKPVPEEMFDTPQLWQLLDDMLQTMEHAGGVGLAAPQIGVDLQLVVFGFEHSERYPDAEAVPQTILINPLITPLSPALEEDWEGCLSVPGLRGMVERFHKIRYEGFTPKGEPVVRVAEGFHARVVQHECDHLIGRLYPSRIKDFTKFGFIEVLFPDLEPGTKE
- a CDS encoding YihY/virulence factor BrkB family protein, whose translation is MFVPGLNGLPLGKVLIRTVKEFIDDEMSTYASALAYQMLFSLFPFILFLIALIGFLHLPDFFTWLRLQSELVLPPQALEQVNPVIDQLQQSKGGLLSVGIVIALWTASAGVRLMMSAMNAAYDVVEGRPIWKRFPLSIFYTIGIAGMLLVAAALMVLGPQVMSWLAGQVGLEDFVVTLWTILRWPVVILLMMIAVAVMYYVMPDVEQKFRFITPGSVLAVVVWIVASLGFAFYVKTFADYNAMYGSIGAIIVLLLYFYISSAVLLLGAEMNAVIEHLSAEGKNPGEKTFNESEDSDPKHHVSGLGRDHSIKPTSDEN
- the fadD1 gene encoding long-chain-fatty-acid--CoA ligase FadD1, with the protein product MIEGFWKDKYPTGIAAEINPDEYPNIQTVLRESCQRFADKPAFSNLGKTITYGELYEQSGAFAAWLQQHTDLQPGDRIAVQLPNLLQYPIAVFGAIRAGLIVVNTNPLYTAREMEHQFKDSGAKALVCLANMAHLAEKVVPQTSVKYVIVTEVADMLSPFKRVLINSVIKYVKKMVPAYHLPQAIKFNEVLRKGQGQPVKEASPVSSDVAVLQYTGGTTGVAKGAMLSHRNLIANMLQCKALMGSNLNEGCEILITPLPLYHIYAFTFHCMAMMLLGNHNVLISNPRDLPAMVKELSKWKFTGFVGLNTLFVALCNNEAFRKLDFSALKVTLSGGMALQLSVAERWKTVTGCPICEGYGMTETSPVASVNPIQNIQVGTIGIPMPSTLCKVINDAGEELPLGEVGELCIKGPQVMKGYWERPDATAEIMDSEGWLKSGDIAIIQPDGYMRIVDRKKDMILVSGFNVYPNELEDVMASLPGVLQSAAIGIPDEKTGELIKVFIVVKPGMTLTKDQVMAHMRANLTAYKAPKFVEFRDSLPTTNVGKILRRELRDEELRKLGLKK
- the fadD2 gene encoding long-chain-fatty-acid--CoA ligase FadD2, with translation MQPDFWNDKRPAGVPLDIDMTTFKSVVDVFERSCKKFADRPAFSNLGVTITYAELERYSAAFAGYLQEYTDLKPGDRIAVQMPNTLQYPIAVFGAMRAGLVVVNTNPLYTSREMLHQFKSAGIRALVYLNMFGKRVQEVLKDTEIDYLIEARMGDMMPAAKGWITNLVVDKVKKLVPAYQLPQAISFKSVLRRGAGQVIRPLTVSLDDTAVLQYTGGTTGLPKGAMLTHGNLIANMQQLRACLSQHGADGQPILKDGREIMIGPLPLYHIYAFTANCMGMMVTGNHNVLITNPRDIKGFIKELKNWKFTAFLGLNTLFVALMDHPDFKTLDFSGLKITNSGGTALVKATAERWEKITGCRIVEGYGLTETSPVASANPCGSLARLGTVGMPVPGTAMKVISDEGVDLGLGERGELCVKGPQVMKGYWQNPEATAEVLDAEGWFKTGDVAVIDPDGFVRIVDRKKDLIIVSGFNVYPNEIEDIVMAHPKVANCAVIGVPDERTGEAVKLFVVPRAGGVTVEELKAYCKDNFTGYKVPKQIVLRESLPMTPVGKILRRELRDIA